The Sulfurospirillum halorespirans DSM 13726 genome has a window encoding:
- a CDS encoding ammonium transporter produces MRSKLLSLATLLPLSTLWAAEEAAAEVAEAAPTLDVGNTAWVLTATALVMFMTPAGLALFYGGMSRSKNLLNTIAMSVMGYIVASIVWVIAGYTLAFGTDIGGIIGFDSLFLSGIKVTDIWATGNIPVLLFVAFQMTFAGITVSLASGAIIERLKFSTWLIFAALWILAVYAPVAHWVWGGGFLSKLGVLDFAGGTVVHINAGVAGLVIALMLGKRADYGKAMFPSSVTLTVLGASMLWFGWFGFNAGSELGADGIAASAFLVTNTAAAIAALSWMTIEYITYKKFTLLGIASGIVAGLVAITPAAGFVDTGASLIIGAVAGIVAFYGVNGLKKALKYDDSLDAFGIHGVAGIWGALATGIFANPEVNELGTGLLYGNADQVMIQIEGIIVTIVYTAIATAIVFKIASILTGGARVSADAESQGLDEVEHGEKAFNLR; encoded by the coding sequence ATGAGAAGTAAACTACTCTCTCTCGCAACTTTGTTGCCGTTATCAACATTGTGGGCTGCTGAAGAAGCGGCTGCCGAGGTCGCAGAAGCGGCTCCAACACTTGACGTAGGAAACACGGCATGGGTTTTAACAGCAACTGCGCTTGTTATGTTTATGACCCCAGCAGGTTTGGCACTTTTTTATGGCGGTATGTCTCGCTCTAAAAACTTGCTTAATACCATTGCGATGAGTGTTATGGGATACATTGTTGCATCCATTGTATGGGTAATCGCAGGCTACACGTTAGCGTTTGGTACCGATATTGGTGGCATCATTGGTTTTGACAGCCTCTTCTTAAGTGGCATCAAGGTGACTGATATTTGGGCAACAGGTAACATTCCTGTGCTTCTTTTCGTAGCGTTCCAAATGACCTTTGCGGGTATCACCGTATCGCTTGCAAGTGGTGCAATAATTGAGAGATTGAAATTTTCAACATGGCTTATCTTTGCAGCACTTTGGATCTTAGCGGTTTACGCTCCTGTTGCTCACTGGGTATGGGGCGGCGGATTTTTATCAAAACTTGGCGTTCTTGACTTCGCTGGTGGTACGGTTGTTCACATCAACGCAGGTGTTGCTGGTCTTGTTATCGCACTTATGTTAGGCAAACGTGCCGATTACGGTAAAGCGATGTTCCCTTCATCTGTAACACTTACAGTGCTAGGTGCGAGTATGTTATGGTTCGGATGGTTCGGATTCAACGCAGGTAGCGAATTAGGTGCGGATGGTATTGCTGCGAGTGCATTCCTTGTAACCAACACAGCAGCAGCGATTGCAGCGCTTTCATGGATGACCATCGAATACATTACGTATAAAAAATTCACCCTTTTAGGTATCGCTTCTGGTATCGTTGCAGGTCTTGTTGCGATCACTCCAGCGGCAGGTTTTGTTGACACAGGCGCTTCACTGATTATTGGTGCGGTTGCTGGTATCGTTGCATTCTACGGTGTAAACGGCTTGAAAAAAGCACTTAAATACGATGACTCACTCGACGCATTTGGAATTCATGGTGTTGCTGGTATCTGGGGCGCACTTGCTACGGGTATTTTTGCAAACCCAGAAGTCAATGAACTAGGTACAGGTTTACTCTATGGTAACGCGGATCAAGTCATGATTCAAATCGAAGGTATCATCGTAACTATCGTCTATACAGCGATCGCTACAGCGATTGTCTTTAAAATTGCTTCTATCTTAACCGGTGGTGCAAGAGTAAGTGCGGATGCAGAGTCTCAAGGTTTGGATGAAGTAGAGCACGGCGAAAAAGCCTTCAACTTAAGATAA
- a CDS encoding P-II family nitrogen regulator yields the protein MKKIESIIKPFKLEDVKDALAELDITGMTVSEVKGYGRQQGHSELYRGAEYVVDFLPKIKIEVVVVDELVDKVIDVIVKSARTGKIGDGKIFVSNVEKSVRIRTGELDNEAV from the coding sequence ATGAAAAAAATCGAATCAATTATCAAACCATTCAAACTTGAAGACGTTAAAGACGCTCTTGCAGAGCTTGACATCACAGGTATGACAGTAAGCGAAGTCAAAGGTTACGGAAGACAACAAGGACACTCAGAGCTTTACAGAGGCGCTGAGTATGTCGTTGATTTCTTACCAAAAATTAAAATCGAAGTGGTTGTTGTTGACGAACTCGTTGACAAAGTCATTGACGTTATTGTAAAAAGTGCACGCACGGGCAAAATCGGTGATGGAAAGATCTTTGTTTCCAACGTTGAAAAAAGTGTTCGCATCCGAACCGGTGAGCTTGATAACGAAGCGGTTTAG